The following proteins come from a genomic window of Vigna radiata var. radiata cultivar VC1973A unplaced genomic scaffold, Vradiata_ver6 scaffold_161, whole genome shotgun sequence:
- the LOC106779806 gene encoding cyclic dof factor 4: MLYHSTNYSFAYIIIPSQPSSLRIILFSLSFFCALPEKMAKVQSGQASEGIKLFGTTITLHGRETREDDKESEEKKPDRIIPCPRCKSMETKFCYFNNYNVNQPRHFCKGCQRYWTAGGALRNVPIGAGRRKAKPPCHDPTGFLDASTVQQQFGLEDKLILDQWHVATITHDDFRQFFPSKRRRINSGEHESQKEFVMRHEITET; this comes from the exons ATGCTTTATCATTCGACTAACTATTCTTttgcatatataataatacCTTCTCAACCTTCTTCACTACGAATAatccttttttctctctcttttttctgtGCTCTCCCTGAGAAAATGGCCAAAGTACAAAGTGGCCAAGCGAGTGAAGGGATTAAGCTGTTTGGAACAACGATCACCTTGCATGGTAGAGAAACAAGAGAAGATGATAAAGAGAGTGAAGAGAAGAAACCTGATAGGATCATACCATGTCCAAGATGCAAGAGCATGGAAACCAAGTTTTGCTACTTCAACAACTACAACGTTAACCAGCCAAGGCATTTCTGCAAGGGCTGCCAGAGGTACTGGACGGCCGGCGGAGCCCTTCGCAACGTACCCATAGGGGCAGGTCGCCGGAAGGCCAAACCGCCGTGCCATGACCCTACAGGATTTCTCGACGCGTCCACGGTTCAACAACAATTTGGTTTGGAAGATAAGTTGATCTTGGATCAATGGCATGTTGCCACCATCACTCACGACGATTTCCGGCAGTTTTTTCCGTCTAAAAGGCGGAGGATAAACTCAG GCGAGCATGAAAGTCAAAAAGAGTTTGTTATGAGGCACGAAATCACAGAAACATAG
- the LOC106779812 gene encoding 14-3-3-like protein C, with amino-acid sequence MASTKERDNFVYVAKLAEQAERYEEMVDAMKNVAKLNVELTVEERNLLSVGYKNVVGARRASWRILSSIEQKEEAKGNDVSVKRIKEYRQKVESELSNICSDIMTVIDEHLIPSSTTGEPSVFFYKMKGDYYRYLAEFKSGEERKEAADHSMKAYQTASTTAEAELPPTHPIRLGLALNFSVFYYEILNSPERACHLAKQAFDEAISELDTLSEESYKDSTLIMQLLRDNLTLWTSDIPEDGEEQKVDSVRAAGGEEA; translated from the exons ATGGCCTCCACCAAGGAACGCGATAACTTCGTCTACGTTGCCAAGCTCGCCGAACAAGCCGAACGCTATGAAG AAATGGTGGATGCAATGAAGAATGTAGCGAAGCTAAACGTGGAACTGACGGTTGAGGAGCGGAACCTTTTGTCGGTGGGGTACAAGAACGTGGTGGGTGCTCGTAGGGCTTCGTGGAGGATTCTTTCGTCGATTGAGCAGAAGGAAGAGGCGAAAGGGAACGATGTGAGTGTGAAGCGGATAAAGGAGTATAGGCAGAAGGTGGAGTCTGAGTTGTCCAATATCTGCAGTGATATCATGACTGTTATTGATGAGCACCTTATCCCCTCTAGCACTACTGGTGAACCTAGTGTCTTTTTCTACAAAAT GAAGGGTGACTATTACCGGTATCTCGCGGAGTTCAAGTCCggtgaagagagaaaagaggcTGCTGATCATTCCATGAAAGCGTATCAG ACAGCTTCCACTACTGCAGAGGCTGAGTTACCTCCTACGCATCCTATCCGACTGGGTCTGGCTTTGAACTTCTCTGtcttttattatgaaattttgaacTCTCCTGAAAg GGCTTGTCACCTTGCAAAGCAGGCATTTGATGAAGCAATCTCTGAGTTGGATACTCTGAGTGAGGAGTCTTACAAAGACAGCACCCTAATTATGCAGCTTCTGAGGGACAACCTCACCTTGTGGACTTCTGACATCCCTGAAGATGGAG AAGAACAAAAGGTGGATTCTGTCCGAGCTGCTGGTGGTGAAGAGGCATAG